The following proteins are encoded in a genomic region of Amia ocellicauda isolate fAmiCal2 chromosome 6, fAmiCal2.hap1, whole genome shotgun sequence:
- the LOC136751753 gene encoding signal-regulatory protein beta-2-like: MFQQPQSLVGPALTATDNCLPLTLICVLLTDVVSQPQLSVTAQLRDSVTLHCSVFKTHPMTLAWLKQDVGQMPRYIATLSKYSQEMELQDEFKDGRFTVQNTSKSFDLQISHIRSSDVAVYYCAAFMYRRVACGNGTLLLLKVSGSVSRRVEQQPVSVPVQPGDSVTLQCTIHTETCAGEHSVHWFRHGSEEALPGLIYTHGNRSDPCESSSGPGLPAQGCVYELPKRNLRSSDAGTYYCAVATCGQILFGNGTWLEFAAGSWLAGAGVVVVWALAELGLVSLALLAVLAFRVWSRHRAARRADLCQSAEDFSLPTSAETTSSQDAEVTYTTVELGQRGRKHKQRRREREQVDGVVYTDIRYHHRK; encoded by the exons ATGTTCCAGCAACCCCAGTCTCTCGTTGGTCCAGCACTTACAGCCACTGACAACTGCCTTCCTCTGACcctaatat GTGTGCTTCTCACAGATGTGGTCTCTCAGCCCCAGCTCTCAGTGACTGCGCAGCTCAGAGACTCGGTCACTCTGCACTGCTCCGTCTTCAAGACCCATCCAATGACACTGGCTTGGCTGAAGCAGGACGTCGGCCAGATGCCCAGATACATAGCGACGCTGTCTAAGTACTCACAGGAGATGGAGCTCCAGGATGAGTTTAAAGACGgtcgcttcacagtgcagaacaCGAGCAAAAGCTTCGACCTCCAGATTTCGCACATTCGCTCTTCAGACGTGGCCGTGTATTACTGTGCAGCCTTCATGTACCGACGGGTGGCTTGTGGGAATGGGACTCTGCTGTTACTGAAAG TCTCAGggtccgtcagcaggagagtggagcagcagccggtgtctgtccccgtccagccaggagacagtgtgactctgcagtgtacaatacacactgagacctgtgcaggagagcacagtgttcattggttcaggcatggctcagaagaagcccttccaggactcatttacacccatgggaacaggagtgatccgtgtgagagcagctctgggcctgggcttcctgcacagggctgtgtctatgagctccccaagaggaacctccgctcctctgacgctgggacttactactgtgctgtggccacatgtgggcagatCCTGTTTGGCAACGGGACATGGCTGGAGTTTGCAG CAGGATCCTGGTTGGCCggtgctggtgttgtggttGTGTGGGCGCTGGCCGAGCTGGGCTTGGTGTCTCTCGCGCTCCTTGCTGTCCTGGCCTTCAGGGTGTGGTCTCGGCACAGGGCTGCCCGGCGTGCAG atcTTTGTCAGTCAGCAGAAGATTTCTCCCTCCCCACATCCGCTGAGACCACAAGCAGTCAG GACGCTGAGGTGACCTATACGACCGTGGAGCTCGGTCAGAGAGGAAGGAAGCACAAGCAGAggaggagagagcgagagcaggTGGATGGGGTGGTCTACACTGACATCAGATATCACCACAGAAAATGA